A window of the Nocardia sp. NBC_01329 genome harbors these coding sequences:
- a CDS encoding bifunctional nitrate reductase/sulfite reductase flavoprotein subunit alpha yields MSEAHPDRQAGTTRTACSYCGVGCGIEVATEVGTSGAPMIVKVSGDKLHPSNSGRLCTKGATHLELMRAPGRMTTAYRRSERGVEPQPVGVDEAVRETATRLRRILDEYGPDAIALYVSGQMSLEAQYLATKLAKGHLRTIHMEANSRLCMASAGTGYKQSLGADGPPGSYEDFEHADLFFVIGANMADCHPILYLRMTDRLKAGAKLIVVDPRRTDTAARADLFLQIAPGTDLALLNGLLYLLVEAGDIDAGFIAELTDGWEAMPEFLADYTPEKVAELTGLTEESIRTAARWIGAAGEWMSLWTMGLNQSTHGTWNTNALCNLHLATGAICRPGSGPFSLTGQPNAMGGREMGYMGPGLPGQRSLLNPADRAFVEDAWELPPATLRTEAGPGTIEMFRELAAGAIKAAWIVCTNPVATVANRKTVIAGLEAAELVIAQDAYTETATTPYADILLPATLWAEADAVMVNSERNVTLLDSSIEPAGAARPDWQLIAQVATAMGFPGFDYASSAEVFDELRRFTNPATGYDLSGMTYDRLREGPMQWPCSDPGQRRNPIRYLNDGTSQPLYTDADGNEPRLAFPTPSRRAVFWPRPHMLPDEMPDDDYPFLLNTGRLQHQWHSMTKTGRVGKLNKLNGEPFVEVHPDDARALELNPGDQLEVTSRRGRAVLPARISDRVRPGGCFAPFHWNDEQGEYLTINAVTHDAVDSDSLQPEFKACAVALRRVALMARAHTPETPASAPGSAATGHHPLATMLGLDAAATPTLSETERIYLGGYLAALQTLPVSGQPVLPSSAPLSERSRLWVDGLLAGMYSRGAQVDPSPGDLDQAPPTRTVTVLWASQTGNAEEFAATAVQRLTESGIRPRLLDMDSCELDVLTGDVLVVTSTFGDGGPPDNGAGFWTRLDDSANRLTGMRYAVFALGDSSYDDFCGHGRKLDTLFADRGAKQLLPRQDCEPDFDEPGARWLDAVIAALSEAGDHGAGDDLGGGGPSTGFRSGTATGVLERSAPAPLPVRRTAPTTFTRIAPVAAPLLGNEVLTAPDAAKEVRRISFDLSGLEARYEVGDSLGVRPTNCPSLVGEWLAATGLDGYREVEAGGAEMSLEQALCTHYDITKVSRGLLEFVAGHNPSNRLAKLLRRDNRNELASYLWDRQLVDVLGDFPVHADRVEWLDVLGKLRPRQYSISSSPLVSPDRVELTVGVVRYGDPTATGSAARRGGVCSTFLADRSANAMVPIFLQRAPHFRPPLDPGTPMIMVGPGTGIAPFRGFLHERRAQGATGRNWLFFGDQHAAQNFYYRTELEDMFRTGHLSRLDLAFSRDQRERIYVQHRMIEHGAELWSWLRDGAHFYVCGDAARMAEDVDDALLRIARIHGKLDEDGALAFKKQLIAEKRYVRDVY; encoded by the coding sequence ATGTCCGAGGCACACCCCGACCGGCAGGCGGGCACGACCAGGACGGCGTGCTCCTACTGCGGTGTCGGCTGCGGAATCGAGGTCGCCACCGAGGTGGGTACCTCCGGCGCACCGATGATCGTCAAAGTCAGCGGCGATAAACTGCATCCGTCGAATTCCGGGCGGCTGTGCACCAAAGGCGCCACCCATCTGGAGCTGATGCGGGCACCGGGGCGGATGACCACCGCCTACCGGCGTTCCGAACGCGGGGTGGAACCGCAACCGGTCGGCGTGGACGAGGCAGTGCGGGAGACCGCGACGCGGCTGCGCCGGATCCTCGACGAATACGGCCCCGACGCCATCGCCCTGTACGTATCCGGGCAGATGTCGCTGGAAGCCCAGTACCTGGCCACGAAACTGGCCAAGGGCCATCTGCGGACCATTCATATGGAAGCGAACTCGCGGCTGTGTATGGCCAGTGCCGGCACCGGATACAAACAGTCGCTGGGAGCCGACGGCCCACCGGGGTCCTACGAGGATTTCGAGCACGCCGACCTGTTCTTCGTGATCGGCGCCAATATGGCCGACTGCCATCCCATCCTCTATCTGCGCATGACCGACCGGCTCAAGGCGGGCGCGAAACTGATCGTGGTGGATCCGCGGCGCACCGATACCGCGGCGCGCGCCGATCTGTTCCTGCAGATCGCGCCGGGGACAGATCTGGCGCTGCTCAACGGTTTGCTGTACCTGCTGGTCGAAGCCGGCGATATCGACGCCGGCTTCATCGCCGAGCTCACCGACGGCTGGGAAGCCATGCCCGAGTTCCTCGCCGACTACACACCTGAGAAAGTGGCGGAACTGACCGGTCTGACCGAAGAATCCATCCGTACCGCCGCGCGCTGGATCGGCGCGGCCGGTGAATGGATGAGCCTGTGGACCATGGGGCTCAACCAGTCCACGCACGGAACCTGGAACACCAACGCGCTGTGCAACCTACATCTGGCCACCGGCGCCATCTGCCGTCCCGGCAGCGGACCGTTCTCGCTGACCGGCCAGCCGAACGCCATGGGTGGACGCGAAATGGGGTATATGGGCCCCGGCCTGCCCGGACAGCGCAGTCTGCTGAACCCGGCCGACCGCGCGTTCGTGGAGGACGCCTGGGAACTGCCGCCGGCGACGCTGCGCACCGAGGCCGGGCCCGGCACCATCGAAATGTTCCGCGAACTCGCCGCGGGTGCGATCAAGGCCGCCTGGATCGTCTGTACCAACCCGGTGGCGACGGTGGCCAACCGGAAGACGGTGATAGCGGGCCTGGAAGCGGCCGAACTGGTGATCGCACAGGACGCCTACACCGAGACGGCCACCACTCCCTACGCCGATATCCTGCTGCCTGCCACCCTGTGGGCCGAGGCGGATGCGGTGATGGTGAACTCCGAACGCAATGTCACCCTGCTGGACAGTTCGATCGAACCGGCTGGCGCGGCTCGGCCGGACTGGCAGCTGATCGCGCAGGTGGCGACCGCTATGGGTTTCCCCGGTTTCGACTACGCCTCGAGCGCCGAAGTATTCGACGAACTGCGGCGCTTCACCAATCCCGCCACCGGCTACGACCTGAGCGGGATGACCTACGACCGGTTGCGCGAGGGCCCGATGCAGTGGCCGTGCTCGGATCCGGGACAACGCCGCAACCCGATCCGCTATCTGAACGACGGTACGAGTCAACCGCTCTACACCGATGCCGACGGTAACGAACCCCGCCTGGCCTTCCCGACACCGAGTCGCCGGGCCGTCTTCTGGCCACGCCCGCATATGCTGCCCGACGAAATGCCCGACGACGACTACCCGTTTCTGCTCAATACAGGCCGACTACAGCACCAGTGGCATTCGATGACCAAGACCGGTCGCGTCGGCAAACTCAACAAGCTCAACGGCGAGCCGTTCGTGGAGGTCCATCCCGACGATGCTCGCGCGCTCGAGCTGAATCCCGGTGACCAACTGGAGGTCACGTCGCGGCGCGGGCGGGCGGTACTGCCCGCCCGGATCAGTGACCGGGTACGGCCGGGCGGATGTTTCGCGCCGTTCCACTGGAACGATGAACAGGGCGAATATCTGACCATCAACGCGGTAACTCACGACGCCGTCGATTCCGATTCCCTGCAACCGGAATTCAAGGCATGCGCGGTGGCGCTGCGCCGGGTCGCACTGATGGCGCGGGCGCACACCCCGGAGACACCCGCGAGCGCACCGGGATCAGCCGCGACCGGCCACCACCCCCTGGCCACGATGCTCGGCCTGGATGCCGCGGCCACCCCGACCCTCAGCGAAACCGAACGGATCTACCTGGGCGGGTATCTCGCGGCCTTGCAGACGCTGCCGGTATCCGGGCAGCCGGTACTGCCTTCGTCCGCGCCGCTGTCGGAACGCAGCCGACTGTGGGTCGACGGCCTCCTGGCCGGCATGTACTCGCGTGGCGCACAGGTCGATCCGTCCCCCGGTGATCTCGACCAGGCGCCCCCCACTCGAACCGTGACAGTGCTGTGGGCTTCGCAGACCGGTAATGCCGAGGAATTCGCCGCGACGGCGGTCCAGCGGCTCACCGAGTCCGGGATCCGCCCGCGGCTACTCGATATGGACTCCTGTGAGCTCGATGTGCTGACCGGTGACGTCCTGGTGGTCACCAGCACCTTCGGGGACGGTGGACCGCCGGACAACGGCGCCGGTTTCTGGACCCGGCTCGACGACAGCGCGAACCGGCTCACCGGTATGCGGTACGCGGTGTTCGCACTCGGCGATTCCTCCTACGACGATTTCTGCGGGCACGGCCGCAAACTCGACACGCTGTTCGCCGACCGGGGCGCGAAACAGTTGCTACCCCGCCAGGACTGTGAACCCGATTTCGACGAACCGGGCGCGCGGTGGCTGGACGCGGTGATCGCCGCACTGTCCGAAGCCGGCGACCACGGTGCCGGCGACGATCTCGGTGGTGGCGGCCCGAGCACCGGATTCCGCAGCGGCACCGCGACCGGTGTCCTGGAACGCAGCGCCCCCGCCCCGCTTCCGGTTCGCCGGACAGCGCCCACCACTTTCACCCGTATCGCACCGGTCGCCGCACCGCTGCTCGGGAACGAGGTACTGACCGCGCCGGACGCCGCCAAGGAGGTCCGGCGGATCAGTTTCGACCTGAGCGGGCTGGAAGCCCGGTACGAGGTGGGTGATTCCCTCGGTGTCCGGCCGACGAACTGTCCGTCGCTGGTCGGGGAATGGCTGGCGGCGACCGGCCTGGACGGCTACCGGGAGGTGGAGGCCGGTGGCGCCGAGATGTCGCTGGAACAGGCGCTGTGTACCCACTACGACATCACCAAGGTCTCCCGTGGTCTCCTGGAATTCGTGGCCGGGCACAACCCGAGCAACCGGCTCGCCAAACTGCTGCGCCGCGACAACCGGAACGAACTGGCCTCGTATCTCTGGGATCGCCAGCTGGTCGATGTACTCGGCGATTTCCCGGTCCACGCCGACCGGGTGGAGTGGCTGGATGTTCTCGGGAAATTGCGGCCGCGCCAGTATTCGATCTCGTCGAGCCCACTGGTGAGCCCGGACCGGGTGGAACTCACCGTGGGGGTCGTCCGGTACGGCGACCCGACCGCCACAGGGTCCGCGGCCCGGCGCGGCGGGGTCTGCTCCACCTTCCTAGCCGATCGATCCGCGAACGCTATGGTGCCGATATTCCTCCAGCGCGCTCCGCATTTCCGGCCGCCACTGGACCCCGGCACACCGATGATCATGGTCGGCCCGGGCACCGGTATCGCCCCGTTCCGCGGTTTCCTGCACGAACGGCGCGCGCAGGGCGCTACCGGGCGCAACTGGCTGTTCTTCGGCGACCAGCACGCCGCCCAGAACTTCTACTACCGCACCGAATTGGAGGATATGTTCCGGACCGGTCACCTCTCCCGGCTGGATCTGGCCTTCTCGCGAGACCAGCGGGAACGGATCTACGTACAGCACCGCATGATCGAACACGGCGCCGAGCTGTGGTCGTGGCTGCGCGACGGTGCCCACTTCTACGTCTGCGGTGATGCGGCACGGATGGCCGAGGATGTGGACGACGCGCTCCTGCGGATCGCCCGCATCCACGGCAAACTCGACGAGGACGGCGCCCTGGCCTTCAAGAAGCAGCTCATCGCCGAGAAACGCTATGTCCGCGACGTGTACTGA
- a CDS encoding demethylmenaquinone methyltransferase, whose protein sequence is MFDGVARRYDLTNTVISAGQDRYWRWLTRKAIAPRPGERVLDLAAGTGVSTVELGRSGAWCVATDFSQGMLAAGRFRKVPMVAGDAMALPFADSSFDAVTISFGLRNVADIDLALREMLRVTKPGGRLVICEFSTPVIPGFKTLYMEYLMKALPKVARAVSSNPDAYVYLAESIRAWPNQRQLGRRVAEAGWSGAKWRNLTGGVVALHRGYKLGG, encoded by the coding sequence ATGTTCGACGGGGTGGCGCGACGATACGACCTGACCAACACCGTGATCTCGGCCGGCCAGGACCGTTATTGGCGCTGGTTGACCCGTAAGGCCATCGCTCCGCGACCCGGCGAGCGGGTGCTCGACCTGGCCGCCGGCACCGGGGTCTCCACGGTGGAACTGGGCCGGTCCGGCGCTTGGTGTGTGGCTACCGATTTCTCCCAGGGCATGCTGGCCGCGGGCCGGTTCCGGAAGGTGCCCATGGTCGCCGGGGACGCCATGGCACTGCCCTTCGCCGACAGCTCCTTCGACGCGGTGACCATCTCGTTCGGCCTGCGCAATGTCGCCGATATCGATCTCGCGCTACGGGAGATGCTGCGGGTCACCAAACCCGGCGGCAGGCTGGTGATCTGTGAGTTCTCCACACCGGTGATCCCGGGCTTCAAAACCCTCTACATGGAGTACCTGATGAAGGCGCTCCCGAAGGTTGCCCGGGCGGTGAGCAGCAATCCGGATGCCTACGTCTACCTGGCCGAATCCATCCGAGCCTGGCCCAACCAGCGGCAGCTGGGACGCCGGGTGGCAGAGGCGGGATGGTCGGGCGCGAAATGGCGGAACCTGACCGGCGGAGTGGTCGCGCTGCACCGGGGTTACAAGCTCGGGGGCTGA
- a CDS encoding glycosyltransferase family 4 protein: MRVAIVAESFLPEMNGVVNSVLQVLDHLDRHGHEVLVIAPDTPRGSPPAPRSHGRFPIHRVPAVMVPKISSLPVGLPQPGMIGVLADFHPDVVHLASPFLLGAGGLAAAVRLDLPTVAVYQTDIAGFAKSYGLGLAGRAAWGWTRRIHEGAVRTLAPSSAAVEDLARHGIPRVHKWGRGVDTVRFTPTARSTELREEWLGGTDRLLVGFVGRLAPEKHVERLAALAHDPSVRLVIVGDGPERQKLAGLLPNAIFTGELGGSELARAYSSLDVMVHSGEHETFCQAVQEALSSGVPVIGPDAGGPRDLIAHCRNGYLLPVSDFTELLPSTVAALGDAPLRNRFAAAARKSVLHRTWPAICTELLDHYAEVIGTEHRLPRSA; encoded by the coding sequence GTGCGCGTAGCCATCGTTGCGGAGTCATTTCTGCCTGAGATGAACGGCGTCGTGAACTCGGTGCTGCAGGTGCTGGATCATCTGGACCGGCACGGTCACGAAGTTCTCGTCATCGCGCCCGATACTCCCCGCGGGTCGCCGCCCGCACCCCGATCGCACGGCAGGTTTCCGATTCACCGGGTCCCGGCGGTAATGGTGCCGAAGATCAGTTCGCTGCCGGTGGGGCTGCCGCAGCCGGGCATGATCGGAGTCCTGGCGGATTTCCATCCCGATGTGGTTCATCTGGCCTCACCGTTCCTGCTCGGTGCCGGTGGCCTGGCAGCGGCGGTACGGCTGGACCTGCCCACGGTGGCCGTGTACCAGACCGATATAGCGGGATTCGCGAAGAGCTACGGACTGGGCCTGGCGGGCCGCGCCGCGTGGGGCTGGACCCGGCGGATCCATGAGGGTGCGGTCCGGACGCTGGCCCCGTCGAGCGCGGCCGTCGAGGATCTGGCCCGGCACGGGATCCCGCGGGTTCACAAATGGGGCCGCGGGGTCGATACGGTCCGGTTCACCCCGACCGCGCGGAGCACGGAACTGCGCGAGGAATGGCTCGGCGGCACCGACCGGCTGCTGGTGGGGTTCGTCGGCCGCTTGGCGCCGGAAAAGCATGTAGAGCGGCTCGCGGCACTGGCCCACGACCCGTCGGTGCGGCTGGTGATCGTCGGTGACGGGCCCGAGCGGCAGAAACTCGCCGGCCTGCTGCCGAATGCGATCTTCACCGGCGAACTCGGCGGCAGCGAACTCGCCCGTGCCTATTCGAGCCTGGACGTGATGGTGCATTCGGGTGAGCACGAGACGTTCTGTCAGGCGGTACAGGAAGCGCTGTCCTCCGGGGTTCCGGTGATCGGACCCGATGCCGGCGGCCCCCGAGATCTGATCGCGCACTGCCGCAACGGCTATCTGCTGCCGGTGAGCGACTTCACCGAATTGCTGCCCAGCACGGTCGCCGCGCTAGGCGATGCGCCGCTGCGCAACCGATTCGCCGCGGCAGCCCGTAAATCGGTTCTGCACCGCACCTGGCCGGCCATCTGCACCGAACTCTTGGATCACTACGCCGAGGTGATCGGCACCGAACACCGATTACCGCGCTCCGCCTGA
- a CDS encoding DUF3592 domain-containing protein produces MCVGVVITAVSVSVLVVLLFLAAWRNDYLIESDKGETTGEVLSAGRLRSAVMYVTPDGVTHNPKVGVLYPTNLTAGERINVEYSRADPDLVRVAGRDVRVAILPALSVLAVTWALTLPALWLLMRAATGSMSVRPIFDPASYRRRVPGDHNRAD; encoded by the coding sequence ATATGCGTCGGCGTGGTGATCACCGCCGTCTCGGTGAGCGTGCTGGTGGTGCTGTTGTTCCTGGCGGCCTGGCGCAACGACTATCTGATCGAATCCGACAAGGGTGAGACCACCGGTGAGGTGCTTTCGGCCGGACGGCTGCGCTCGGCCGTGATGTACGTGACACCGGACGGCGTCACCCACAACCCGAAGGTCGGCGTGCTCTACCCGACCAACCTCACCGCGGGCGAACGGATCAATGTCGAATACAGCCGCGCCGACCCCGATCTGGTCCGGGTGGCGGGCCGTGATGTCCGCGTCGCGATCCTCCCGGCCCTGTCGGTACTGGCCGTGACCTGGGCACTCACCCTTCCGGCATTGTGGTTGCTGATGCGGGCGGCGACCGGTTCGATGAGTGTTCGCCCGATCTTCGATCCGGCGTCATATCGACGTCGCGTGCCGGGGGACCACAACCGCGCAGACTGA
- a CDS encoding DUF2505 domain-containing protein, which yields MARKFGFTLSYPIPVADLHAALTGEELWRDRFAGAPTATLDLSHPGGPGTARIEMTETIRQDKIPGIVRKVLKSELVVTRIDNWQALTGTTAAGTFEGTSSAISSEMKGTYELRPTADGSEIVVSGSVKVKVPLVGGAIEPLAEQLQRRVADGERKFIVKWFEEHAEV from the coding sequence ATGGCCCGAAAATTCGGCTTCACGCTGTCCTATCCGATCCCGGTGGCCGATCTGCACGCCGCGCTCACCGGAGAAGAACTGTGGCGCGACCGGTTCGCCGGCGCCCCGACGGCCACCCTCGACCTGTCCCACCCCGGTGGCCCGGGAACCGCTCGCATCGAGATGACCGAGACGATCCGGCAGGACAAGATCCCCGGGATCGTGCGCAAGGTGCTCAAGAGCGAATTGGTCGTCACCCGTATCGATAATTGGCAGGCCCTCACCGGGACCACTGCTGCGGGGACCTTCGAGGGCACCTCGTCGGCGATCTCCTCGGAGATGAAGGGCACCTACGAACTGCGCCCCACCGCCGACGGTTCGGAGATCGTGGTCTCCGGCTCGGTGAAGGTCAAGGTTCCGCTGGTCGGCGGTGCCATCGAGCCCCTTGCCGAACAGTTGCAGCGGCGGGTGGCCGACGGCGAACGCAAGTTCATCGTCAAATGGTTCGAGGAGCACGCCGAAGTCTGA
- a CDS encoding geranylgeranyl reductase family protein — MGAPEATPSDTDRDALPAHVPVLVVGAGPAGSAAAAWAARAGREVLLLDSATFPRDKTCGDGLTPRATAELEHLGLGEWVRAHTVNHGLRMAGFGGEALLPWPGGSFPTYGSAIPRTELDDKLRETAVKSGARMRDSAKVVDIARDGDRVTGVTVRVGAASHEIGCRTLIVADGVRSPVGKRLGRTWHRRYAYGVAARAYISSGRSDDQWITSHLELRNAEGDLVPGYGWVFPLANGEVNIGVGSLATERRPSHIALKPLLEHYAELRREEWELSGSVRAVSSALLPMGGAVSGIAGRNWALLGDAAGCVNPLNGEGIDYGLEGGHMLADLLDEPDLTRVWPELLRAKYGRTYSVARRIAGLATHPRMVPIGGPPVMRSKFLQRTAVRVMGNLVTDEDVDVTARAWRAAGRASMRFDDLAPFC, encoded by the coding sequence ATGGGTGCACCCGAAGCCACGCCATCCGATACCGACCGGGACGCGCTGCCCGCCCACGTACCGGTGCTGGTGGTGGGTGCCGGTCCGGCCGGTTCGGCGGCCGCGGCCTGGGCCGCCCGCGCGGGTCGCGAGGTACTGCTGTTGGATTCCGCGACCTTTCCCAGGGATAAGACCTGTGGCGACGGTCTGACACCGCGCGCCACCGCCGAACTCGAACATCTGGGGTTGGGCGAATGGGTGCGGGCGCATACCGTCAACCACGGCCTGCGGATGGCCGGTTTCGGTGGCGAGGCCCTACTCCCTTGGCCCGGTGGTTCGTTTCCGACCTACGGCAGCGCGATTCCGCGCACCGAACTCGACGACAAACTGCGTGAAACAGCCGTGAAATCCGGCGCGCGGATGCGCGACAGCGCGAAGGTCGTGGATATCGCGCGTGACGGCGACCGTGTCACCGGGGTGACGGTCCGGGTGGGCGCGGCATCGCACGAGATCGGCTGCCGGACCCTGATCGTGGCCGACGGCGTTCGTTCTCCGGTCGGTAAACGGCTCGGCCGCACCTGGCATCGCCGGTACGCCTACGGGGTGGCGGCGCGTGCCTACATTTCCTCCGGCCGCAGCGACGACCAGTGGATCACCTCGCATCTGGAGTTGCGGAATGCCGAGGGGGATCTGGTGCCCGGCTACGGCTGGGTCTTCCCCCTCGCCAACGGTGAGGTGAACATCGGAGTCGGTTCGCTGGCCACCGAACGTAGGCCATCGCATATCGCGCTGAAACCGTTGCTCGAGCACTATGCGGAGCTGCGCCGCGAGGAATGGGAGTTGAGTGGTTCGGTGCGCGCGGTTTCCTCGGCGCTACTGCCGATGGGTGGCGCGGTGTCCGGTATCGCGGGCCGCAACTGGGCGCTGCTGGGCGACGCCGCCGGTTGCGTGAACCCGCTGAACGGTGAGGGGATCGATTACGGACTCGAGGGTGGGCATATGCTGGCCGACCTGCTGGACGAGCCCGATCTGACCCGGGTGTGGCCGGAACTGCTGCGCGCGAAGTACGGCCGCACCTATTCGGTGGCGCGGCGGATCGCGGGCCTGGCCACCCATCCGCGGATGGTCCCGATCGGCGGGCCGCCGGTGATGCGTTCGAAGTTCTTGCAACGCACCGCGGTCCGGGTGATGGGCAACCTGGTCACCGACGAGGATGTCGACGTCACCGCCCGTGCCTGGCGTGCCGCGGGGCGGGCATCGATGCGTTTCGACGACCTCGCACCCTTCTGCTAG
- a CDS encoding polyprenyl synthetase family protein: MSTSAVSEAGTVVAGVDLGDPALAETVRNGLEEVEKLLVEELSSGAAFLQEAALHLAKAGGKRFRPLFTILTGQLGPRPGDPDLVTAGTVIELVHLATLYHDDVMDEATMRRGATSVNSRWGNSVAILAGDYLFAHASRLTSTLGPDAVRIIAETFAELVTGQMRETMGARESADPVAHYLRVVWEKTGSLIAASGRFGGTFSGGDSEHVERLARLGDAVGTAFQISDDIIDISSVSAQSGKTPGTDLREGVHTLPVLYALREESPDGDRLRTLLARPLESDAEVAEALELLACSPGMTRAKEKLRDYADTAHAELRALPPGPANDALVHLVQYTIERVG, translated from the coding sequence ATGAGCACATCTGCTGTGAGCGAAGCCGGCACGGTGGTGGCGGGGGTCGACCTCGGGGACCCCGCCCTCGCCGAGACCGTACGCAACGGCCTCGAAGAAGTGGAGAAACTGCTGGTCGAGGAACTGTCCTCCGGGGCGGCCTTCCTCCAGGAAGCGGCACTTCACCTGGCAAAGGCCGGTGGTAAACGGTTCCGGCCGCTGTTCACGATACTCACCGGGCAGCTGGGCCCCCGCCCAGGAGATCCGGACCTCGTCACCGCCGGCACCGTCATCGAACTCGTGCATCTGGCCACGCTGTACCACGACGACGTCATGGACGAAGCCACCATGCGCCGCGGTGCCACGAGCGTGAACTCCCGCTGGGGTAACAGTGTGGCGATCCTGGCCGGCGACTATCTCTTCGCGCACGCCTCCCGGCTCACCTCGACCCTGGGCCCCGATGCCGTGCGCATCATCGCCGAGACCTTCGCCGAACTGGTCACCGGTCAGATGCGCGAAACCATGGGCGCGCGCGAGTCCGCCGACCCGGTGGCGCACTACCTGCGTGTGGTCTGGGAGAAAACCGGTTCGCTGATCGCGGCCTCCGGCCGGTTCGGCGGCACCTTCTCCGGAGGTGACAGCGAGCATGTGGAGCGTCTCGCCCGCCTCGGCGACGCGGTGGGAACCGCCTTCCAGATCTCCGACGACATCATCGATATCTCGTCGGTGTCCGCACAATCCGGCAAAACCCCGGGCACCGACCTACGAGAAGGTGTTCACACCCTCCCAGTCCTCTACGCACTCCGCGAGGAAAGCCCCGACGGCGACCGGCTGCGCACCCTCCTGGCTCGTCCTCTCGAATCCGACGCCGAAGTAGCCGAAGCGCTGGAGCTACTCGCCTGCTCCCCGGGGATGACACGGGCGAAGGAAAAGCTGCGCGATTACGCGGATACTGCCCACGCGGAACTGCGGGCCCTTCCGCCGGGTCCCGCCAACGACGCCTTGGTGCACCTGGTGCAGTACACCATCGAACGCGTCGGCTGA
- a CDS encoding AraC family transcriptional regulator has translation MAVNDRDVSVQNATTRIIDPHERADYWSELINSYHRRLGYAFPGGNDFNGRTTVRRTADYQLVGWESDPVTYYRTAGHVRADSDDDFRLLLSVTGQVDLWQADQHARLPAGVGCLVSIDKPFAFALGEGKGLLMTIPHREIEHRLDSTALPPARPADLTSGLGRVVADLAAGLFAEGDNMTRHQFDTVSSRLVEFLCMHILGDSPTSPSHLAELESAIRHYIRTHAADPDLTGTTIAHDLGWSLRQIQLALQRAGTTPRELIKDERLQLAYSRLRNPVFREQGIADLAMGLGFGSASAFSTAFRHRFDASPRDIRHG, from the coding sequence ATGGCGGTGAACGATCGAGATGTCTCGGTCCAGAACGCTACAACTCGTATCATCGACCCGCATGAGCGGGCCGACTATTGGTCCGAGCTGATCAATTCGTATCATCGGCGTCTGGGCTATGCCTTCCCGGGTGGGAACGACTTCAACGGTCGCACGACCGTACGGCGCACCGCGGATTACCAGCTCGTCGGCTGGGAGTCCGACCCGGTGACCTATTACCGCACCGCTGGACATGTGCGCGCCGATAGCGACGACGATTTTCGGCTGCTGCTGTCTGTCACCGGACAGGTGGACCTCTGGCAGGCCGACCAGCACGCCCGCCTACCAGCAGGGGTGGGCTGCCTGGTCTCCATCGACAAACCCTTCGCGTTCGCTCTCGGCGAAGGCAAGGGATTGCTGATGACCATCCCGCACCGAGAGATCGAACACCGCTTGGACAGTACGGCGCTGCCCCCCGCCCGCCCCGCCGACCTCACCTCGGGGCTCGGCCGGGTTGTCGCCGACCTCGCCGCGGGGCTGTTCGCCGAAGGCGACAACATGACCCGCCATCAGTTCGACACAGTCTCGTCCCGCCTGGTGGAATTTCTGTGTATGCACATCCTCGGGGACTCTCCCACCAGCCCGAGTCATCTCGCGGAGCTGGAAAGCGCTATCCGGCACTATATCCGCACCCACGCCGCCGATCCCGATCTCACGGGGACGACGATCGCACACGACCTCGGCTGGTCTCTGCGGCAAATCCAGCTCGCACTCCAGCGAGCCGGCACCACGCCTCGTGAACTCATCAAGGATGAACGCCTACAACTCGCTTACTCACGTCTGCGCAATCCCGTCTTCCGCGAGCAAGGCATCGCAGACCTCGCCATGGGGCTGGGTTTCGGCTCGGCCAGCGCGTTCAGCACGGCCTTTCGCCATCGCTTCGACGCCAGCCCCCGCGATATCCGACACGGGTGA